A genomic region of Leptolyngbya sp. NIES-2104 contains the following coding sequences:
- a CDS encoding alpha-amylase family glycosyl hydrolase: MMSTNPLLYQVNTRVWIQLLSNQLNRPATLDDIPDTVLDEWVSLGFDWVYFLGVWQMGEAGRRVSLSNPEWVEEHRRSLVDLCDDDVCGSCFAIKNYVVSDRMGGNAAAARLRDRLHDRGLKLMLDFVPNHMAPDHPWVQMYPDYFVHGTEELLVQQPQNYCRVAGEILAYGRDPYFAGWCDTLQLNYGNPAPQAAMMGELLNVAQLCDGVRCDMAMLVLPEIFRNTWGIEVEPFWETAIEKVQHQHPGFVFMAEVYWDMEWTLQQLGFDYTYDKRLYDRLLEQQAEPVRQHFLADLNYQNRSTRFLENHDEPRAANAFPLEVHRAAAIVTFLCPGLRFLHQGQLEGFKHKISVHVQRGPVEAIAEEPNRFYRQLLACLQSPVLRSGRWQLLNCTAAWEGNSTWRDFISFGWEDDEQNRVLVIVNYASHASQCYVTLPYSDLAGQTYLLKDFMSLTIYERPGDSLVSGLYFDMPAWSYHVFELCPNTGSTQQA, translated from the coding sequence ATGATGTCTACCAATCCGTTGTTGTATCAGGTCAACACTCGCGTCTGGATACAATTGCTCTCGAATCAATTGAACCGTCCCGCAACGTTAGATGATATTCCAGATACCGTTTTAGATGAATGGGTCAGCTTAGGGTTCGATTGGGTTTATTTTCTAGGCGTTTGGCAGATGGGAGAGGCGGGACGAAGGGTTTCTCTGTCTAATCCAGAGTGGGTCGAGGAGCATCGACGATCGTTAGTAGACTTGTGTGATGACGATGTGTGTGGATCGTGTTTTGCGATTAAGAATTATGTCGTGAGCGATCGCATGGGTGGGAATGCAGCGGCAGCAAGATTGCGCGATCGACTCCACGATCGAGGACTCAAACTGATGCTCGATTTTGTCCCAAATCATATGGCTCCTGACCATCCGTGGGTGCAGATGTATCCTGATTATTTTGTTCACGGAACTGAGGAGTTACTGGTACAACAGCCGCAAAACTACTGTCGAGTTGCTGGAGAAATCTTAGCTTACGGGCGCGATCCTTACTTTGCGGGATGGTGTGACACGCTCCAACTAAACTATGGAAACCCTGCACCTCAAGCGGCAATGATGGGCGAATTGCTGAATGTCGCTCAGTTGTGTGATGGAGTGCGGTGCGACATGGCGATGCTGGTTTTGCCCGAAATTTTCCGCAATACTTGGGGGATTGAAGTCGAGCCGTTTTGGGAAACTGCGATCGAGAAAGTGCAACATCAGCATCCGGGATTTGTGTTCATGGCAGAAGTGTATTGGGATATGGAATGGACACTGCAACAACTCGGATTCGATTACACGTATGACAAGCGATTGTACGATCGATTACTCGAACAACAGGCTGAACCTGTTCGCCAGCATTTTTTAGCAGATCTGAACTATCAGAATCGGTCTACTCGATTTTTAGAAAATCACGATGAACCTCGTGCGGCGAATGCGTTCCCCTTGGAAGTTCATCGAGCGGCTGCGATCGTGACCTTTCTCTGTCCGGGTCTACGGTTTCTACACCAGGGACAGCTAGAAGGGTTTAAACATAAAATTTCGGTACATGTTCAGCGGGGTCCTGTTGAAGCGATCGCTGAAGAACCCAATCGCTTTTACCGCCAGCTACTCGCTTGTTTGCAGTCTCCCGTTTTGCGATCGGGTCGTTGGCAACTTCTGAACTGTACTGCTGCTTGGGAAGGTAACTCAACCTGGAGAGATTTTATTAGCTTTGGCTGGGAAGATGATGAACAGAATCGAGTCTTGGTCATCGTTAACTATGCATCTCATGCGAGTCAGTGTTATGTCACGCTACCTTATTCTGATTTAGCAGGTCAGACCTATCTACTTAAGGACTTTATGAGTTTAACAATCTATGAGCGTCCTGGTGATAGTTTAGTCTCTGGTCTTTATTTTGATATGCCTGCATGGAGCTACCATGTGTTTGAACTTTGTCCGAACACAGGTAGTACTCAGCAGGCTTAG
- a CDS encoding glycosyltransferase, giving the protein MKVLVLTTVLPARKLHGSEVASQNIIEALQHNGCDVTVLGYGRKEDGELHIAPHEVLVSERSVETKQAKLKALGWFAFSVIKRLPYSSAKYISSDYIKRVQSLLNTQSYDAIVIDHAQIGWLLDVVKHPKIALIAHNLEHEIYRQHYERSQNRLAKWVYRREAKLIKRLEARVASAAQEVWTLTQHDTNYFAQFTNARTLSLPSSFANLQAEPIPKAFDIGIIGSWSWKPNEEGLRWFLETVYPLLPPSLSVHVAGRGADWITESYPNIHYRGFVEDSKVFMMQARVMAIPTLSGGGIQIKTLDAIASGSHIVGTSTALRGIANPPRTVSIADQPQQFAQQLIAAVGMNCSIEDLEESQQWYRDRQARFLHEVNQALQNLKPTIALNSLVN; this is encoded by the coding sequence ATGAAAGTTCTAGTTCTTACAACGGTTCTGCCTGCTCGAAAGCTGCACGGCAGTGAAGTTGCTTCCCAAAACATTATCGAAGCACTTCAGCATAATGGCTGTGACGTGACGGTGCTCGGCTATGGGCGAAAAGAAGATGGTGAATTACACATCGCACCGCATGAGGTGTTAGTGTCTGAACGCTCGGTCGAAACAAAGCAAGCCAAACTCAAAGCGCTCGGCTGGTTTGCGTTCAGTGTGATTAAACGCTTGCCTTATTCATCAGCAAAGTATATTTCTAGCGACTATATCAAGCGAGTGCAGTCTTTGTTGAACACACAATCGTATGATGCGATCGTGATTGATCATGCTCAGATTGGATGGTTACTCGATGTAGTTAAGCATCCTAAAATTGCTTTGATTGCTCACAATTTAGAGCATGAGATCTATCGGCAACACTATGAGCGATCGCAAAATCGGCTGGCAAAATGGGTTTATCGCCGTGAAGCAAAGCTCATCAAACGACTAGAAGCAAGGGTTGCTTCTGCTGCTCAAGAAGTTTGGACATTAACGCAGCATGATACGAACTATTTTGCTCAATTTACGAATGCGAGGACATTAAGCTTACCATCAAGTTTTGCAAATCTTCAAGCTGAACCGATTCCGAAAGCGTTTGATATTGGCATTATTGGAAGCTGGTCTTGGAAACCGAACGAAGAGGGATTGCGCTGGTTTTTGGAAACGGTTTATCCACTATTGCCGCCTTCTTTGAGCGTGCATGTTGCAGGTCGTGGAGCCGATTGGATCACTGAAAGCTATCCGAACATTCACTATCGCGGATTTGTCGAAGACTCGAAAGTCTTTATGATGCAGGCGCGAGTCATGGCGATTCCAACCTTGAGCGGCGGCGGCATTCAGATCAAAACTTTAGACGCGATCGCATCGGGTTCGCATATTGTCGGCACCTCGACTGCACTCAGAGGGATTGCGAATCCACCTCGAACGGTCTCGATCGCGGATCAGCCCCAGCAATTTGCTCAACAGTTGATCGCTGCTGTTGGAATGAATTGTTCGATCGAAGATCTAGAAGAATCTCAGCAATGGTATCGCGATCGACAAGCTCGATTTTTGCATGAAGTGAACCAAGCACTTCAAAATCTCAAGCCTACGATCGCTCTGAATAGCTTAGTTAATTGA
- a CDS encoding O-antigen ligase, which produces MKLRDLHLLALKLEPWLVGLYLIYFLGVALPPVGVRIANALSYPLLFVLILISGCWRQLLFGMTRDIPLLLLHVMSVVSILWSVAPEFTADEPKAFLRAGIFGVYLAVRFGLSGQMMMLARILAISVILSLMVGIALPAYGIETTGESVGVWKGIFGFKNLFASNMAFAVLTLMLLGLSRPRWRGLLWGLCAIAFTLLLLSRGRTALASLLITLCLLPFLGIVKQYYKTRVVSVALILIVSLMVGLLIFVNLRFIVVDVLGKNLEFNGRLPIWTMMLYKGMEHFWFGHGYAAFWTSSAAHQILTQTWAYDTYRLGIRFNAHNGYIDLFLQLGIVGLALYLISLVTVFFRATYLMLRQKTVEIFWVLQTLVLTSLLSFADSLSVGTGSALWSLYVAFATSIAIQYRRQKIDDRLNDGNSSAPSLAPTLSAVNLKGS; this is translated from the coding sequence TTGAAACTCAGAGATTTACACCTTTTAGCCCTGAAACTAGAGCCGTGGTTGGTGGGACTCTATCTCATCTATTTTCTCGGTGTTGCTCTTCCTCCGGTCGGAGTTAGAATCGCGAATGCGCTGAGTTACCCGCTGCTTTTCGTTCTGATTTTGATCTCCGGCTGTTGGCGGCAACTCCTGTTTGGAATGACCAGAGATATTCCTCTGTTACTTTTGCATGTGATGTCGGTGGTCTCGATTCTTTGGTCGGTTGCACCTGAATTTACAGCAGATGAGCCAAAAGCCTTTCTCAGAGCCGGAATTTTCGGCGTTTATCTCGCGGTGCGCTTTGGGCTATCCGGTCAGATGATGATGTTGGCTCGAATCTTAGCGATCAGTGTGATTTTGAGCTTGATGGTGGGGATAGCACTGCCAGCTTATGGGATTGAGACGACTGGGGAATCTGTGGGAGTTTGGAAAGGAATTTTTGGGTTCAAGAACTTGTTTGCGTCGAACATGGCATTTGCAGTCTTGACCCTGATGCTACTGGGCTTGAGTCGTCCGCGCTGGCGTGGATTGCTGTGGGGACTTTGTGCGATCGCATTTACACTCTTGCTGCTTAGTCGAGGTCGGACTGCACTCGCTTCCCTCTTAATTACGCTGTGTCTACTTCCTTTTCTCGGCATTGTGAAGCAGTACTACAAAACTCGCGTCGTCAGTGTTGCCCTCATTTTGATTGTCAGCTTGATGGTCGGACTTCTCATTTTTGTGAACCTGCGATTCATTGTTGTCGATGTACTTGGTAAGAACCTCGAATTCAACGGACGGCTACCGATTTGGACCATGATGCTTTACAAAGGAATGGAGCATTTTTGGTTCGGTCATGGCTATGCCGCTTTTTGGACTTCGAGCGCGGCGCATCAAATCTTGACTCAAACCTGGGCATATGATACTTACCGATTAGGAATTCGTTTTAATGCTCACAATGGCTATATAGATTTATTCTTGCAGCTAGGAATTGTGGGACTAGCACTCTACTTGATTAGCTTGGTCACCGTATTCTTCAGAGCAACTTACTTGATGCTGCGGCAGAAGACTGTCGAGATCTTCTGGGTACTTCAAACTTTAGTCCTGACTTCGCTGCTCAGTTTTGCGGATAGTTTGAGCGTCGGGACTGGGAGCGCATTGTGGAGTTTGTATGTTGCGTTTGCCACTTCGATCGCGATTCAGTATCGCCGTCAGAAAATTGACGATCGCTTAAACGATGGTAATTCTTCCGCGCCCTCATTAGCGCCGACTCTTTCTGCTGTAAACCTCAAAGGTTCATAA
- the topA gene encoding type I DNA topoisomerase produces MPTKLLIVESPGKVKKLSQILGSDWLVKASMGHVRELANDGIDSLGFELESGKVQCRFVPRGSRGKETIAQLKSAVQKVKTVFLATDDDREGETIAWHLQQALNLRQPQRVVYSEITPAAVKRAIANPRTINQNLVDAGLCRTVLDKLVGYKGSPLLWKLQNGAKSMGRVQSATLHILCDRERQIEAFVPQDYWSVFVDYAEGFRAFYHGSETTETDATPADDATPNGERTAPESTRVLSETEADRLVQQAQAFPHRVLSIEGKTINRTPPPPFVTSTLQQAAGSRLKFSPEKTMQVAQSLYEAGHITYMRTDSIELSPEYRSAARQWLIEHDPDNVPQKVTHHRKVKGSQEAHEAIRPTDITRASAQLKLELSSDEFALYVLIWKRAIASQCQPAKVRQTRILTRSGNINWQAKGQVIEFAGYSKYWNNLSTDVELPIVQVNQPLTLTQAAHEQKQTQPPPRYSEPKLVQVMERQGIGRPSTYAPTIQTLKDRQYVEVLKSVLQPTALGLEVDRFLSDALPDLVRSEFTAQMEGSLDAIAEGEQNWQHYLTNWNAAYFQPALLQAERVLPQYLSPTPRSEKPVERSKTRCPNCQKPLAKIKSAKLKKKYFLKCVEECTDVVLFWSEYSKRWEIPQAKSAAQTASKLTEVPCPVCQKLLEQYSYQKDGQTKLLLRCSDAKARRETKHKDVVYFQTEKGWWSPKFGELKVEMLRDR; encoded by the coding sequence ATGCCTACAAAGCTGCTAATTGTCGAAAGTCCCGGCAAAGTAAAAAAACTGAGTCAGATTTTGGGTTCAGATTGGCTCGTAAAAGCCAGTATGGGACATGTTCGAGAATTAGCGAATGATGGTATCGATTCATTAGGGTTTGAGCTTGAATCGGGAAAAGTTCAGTGTCGATTTGTTCCCAGAGGCAGTCGCGGTAAAGAAACGATCGCTCAACTCAAATCCGCTGTTCAGAAAGTCAAAACTGTTTTTCTAGCCACCGATGACGATCGAGAAGGGGAAACGATCGCATGGCATTTACAACAAGCCTTAAACCTGAGACAACCTCAGCGCGTAGTTTATAGCGAGATTACGCCTGCTGCGGTAAAACGAGCGATCGCCAATCCTAGAACAATCAATCAAAATTTAGTGGATGCTGGATTGTGCCGCACTGTACTTGATAAGTTGGTCGGCTACAAAGGTTCCCCCTTGCTCTGGAAGTTGCAAAACGGAGCAAAATCAATGGGGCGTGTCCAAAGTGCAACGCTGCATATTTTGTGTGATCGAGAACGTCAAATCGAAGCTTTTGTTCCTCAGGACTATTGGAGTGTTTTCGTGGACTATGCAGAAGGCTTTCGAGCTTTTTATCATGGTTCAGAAACCACTGAAACAGATGCCACACCCGCTGATGATGCAACGCCAAACGGAGAGCGGACAGCTCCCGAATCGACTCGCGTTTTGAGTGAGACTGAAGCCGATCGACTCGTTCAACAAGCTCAGGCATTTCCCCATCGAGTTTTGTCGATCGAGGGAAAAACAATCAATCGCACTCCGCCCCCTCCGTTTGTAACTTCAACCTTGCAACAAGCCGCAGGATCACGCCTTAAGTTCAGCCCAGAAAAAACAATGCAGGTCGCACAGTCCTTGTATGAGGCAGGACATATTACCTACATGCGAACCGATAGCATTGAACTCAGTCCAGAGTATCGATCGGCAGCGCGACAATGGTTAATCGAACACGATCCAGACAATGTGCCGCAAAAAGTTACGCATCATCGTAAAGTCAAAGGCTCTCAAGAAGCACACGAAGCGATTCGTCCCACTGATATCACTCGTGCATCAGCGCAATTAAAGCTTGAACTATCCAGTGATGAATTTGCATTGTATGTGTTGATTTGGAAACGTGCGATCGCGTCTCAATGCCAGCCTGCAAAAGTGAGACAGACCCGAATTCTAACGCGATCGGGCAACATCAATTGGCAAGCAAAAGGGCAAGTTATCGAATTCGCAGGCTACAGCAAGTATTGGAACAATCTGAGTACGGATGTAGAACTCCCGATCGTTCAAGTCAATCAGCCGCTAACGCTCACTCAAGCCGCACACGAACAAAAGCAAACTCAGCCGCCCCCTAGATATAGTGAACCAAAATTAGTGCAAGTGATGGAGCGGCAAGGCATTGGGCGACCGAGCACTTATGCTCCAACGATTCAAACCTTGAAAGATCGGCAGTATGTGGAAGTTCTTAAAAGCGTACTGCAACCGACCGCTTTAGGGTTAGAAGTCGATCGCTTTCTCTCTGATGCGTTACCGGACTTAGTGCGATCGGAATTTACAGCCCAGATGGAAGGGTCGTTAGATGCGATCGCAGAAGGTGAGCAAAACTGGCAACACTATCTCACGAATTGGAATGCAGCTTACTTTCAGCCTGCATTACTCCAAGCCGAACGAGTTCTACCGCAATATCTCAGCCCTACCCCTCGTTCTGAAAAGCCTGTAGAACGCTCTAAAACTCGCTGCCCAAACTGTCAGAAACCCCTCGCAAAAATCAAGAGTGCCAAACTCAAAAAGAAGTACTTTCTCAAGTGTGTCGAAGAATGTACAGATGTTGTACTGTTTTGGTCAGAGTACAGCAAGCGATGGGAGATACCACAAGCAAAATCAGCAGCTCAAACTGCGTCAAAATTAACCGAAGTGCCTTGTCCTGTTTGTCAGAAGCTTCTAGAGCAATATTCTTATCAAAAAGACGGTCAAACGAAACTGCTATTACGCTGCTCTGATGCCAAAGCACGACGAGAGACGAAACATAAGGATGTTGTTTATTTTCAAACTGAGAAAGGCTGGTGGAGTCCGAAATTTGGGGAACTCAAGGTAGAAATGTTGCGCGATCGCTAA
- a CDS encoding glycosyltransferase family 4 protein — translation MNVLIASSHDIDGGAARAAYRLHQGLRSSGVSSQMLVQSKTSGDRSVIAPKTQVSQGLARARLTFDALPLKRYKNRQEATFSVQWLPEHFASQVKQLNPDVVNLHWVNDAFVRIESIAKLNRPIVWSLHDMWAFTGGCHYTNQCDRYMKSCGNCPQLQSQKAQDLSRSIWQRKVKAWKSADLTIVALSQWLADSARSSSLFRDLRIEVIPNGIDTTRYRPINPTFAREALGLPQDKHLALFGATAGTSDPRKGFHLLQPALQSLAQSGWGDKLELVVFGADRPENPPEFGMNVHYMGSFRDDLSLSLLYSAADVFILPSMQENLANTIMEAMACGTPCVAFEIGGMPDLIEHQKTGYLAQPYWIDDLATGIAWTIENPDRHQQLSSRSREKVEQEFTYARQAHRYRSLFEEVRQARNRR, via the coding sequence ATGAACGTTTTAATTGCCAGTAGTCACGATATTGATGGTGGTGCAGCACGCGCCGCTTACCGATTGCATCAAGGATTGCGATCGAGCGGTGTTTCGTCTCAGATGTTGGTGCAGTCCAAAACGAGCGGTGATCGTTCGGTGATTGCTCCAAAAACTCAAGTTTCACAGGGACTTGCTAGAGCTAGACTGACCTTTGATGCGTTGCCGCTGAAACGCTACAAGAATCGGCAAGAGGCGACGTTTTCAGTTCAATGGTTGCCAGAGCATTTTGCATCTCAGGTTAAGCAATTGAATCCAGATGTCGTTAACTTACATTGGGTTAATGATGCGTTTGTTCGGATTGAGTCGATCGCGAAACTCAATCGCCCGATCGTGTGGTCGCTGCATGATATGTGGGCGTTTACGGGTGGTTGTCACTATACGAATCAGTGCGATCGCTACATGAAATCTTGCGGAAATTGCCCCCAGCTTCAAAGTCAAAAAGCCCAGGATTTATCTCGATCGATTTGGCAGCGAAAAGTTAAAGCTTGGAAATCTGCGGATTTAACGATCGTCGCATTGAGTCAATGGTTAGCGGACTCTGCTCGATCGAGTTCTTTATTTCGAGATTTGCGAATTGAGGTGATTCCGAATGGAATTGATACTACGCGCTATCGTCCGATCAATCCAACTTTTGCCCGTGAAGCTCTAGGGTTGCCCCAAGATAAACATTTAGCGTTGTTTGGAGCGACCGCAGGCACGAGTGACCCGCGCAAAGGATTTCATCTGTTGCAGCCTGCTCTACAAAGTTTGGCTCAGTCGGGATGGGGTGACAAATTAGAGCTGGTGGTATTCGGAGCCGATCGACCTGAAAACCCTCCAGAATTCGGGATGAACGTTCACTATATGGGATCGTTTCGCGACGATTTATCGCTGTCACTGCTCTACTCGGCTGCGGATGTGTTCATCTTGCCATCAATGCAGGAGAATCTCGCCAACACCATTATGGAAGCGATGGCTTGTGGAACACCCTGTGTCGCGTTTGAGATTGGTGGAATGCCCGATTTGATCGAGCATCAGAAGACCGGATATCTCGCGCAACCGTACTGGATTGATGACTTAGCGACTGGGATTGCTTGGACGATCGAGAACCCGGATCGGCACCAGCAACTCAGTTCACGCAGTCGGGAAAAAGTTGAACAAGAATTCACCTACGCCCGACAAGCCCATCGATATCGATCGCTGTTTGAAGAAGTCCGACAAGCCCGAAACCGACGATAG